In Pseudobacteroides sp., the following are encoded in one genomic region:
- a CDS encoding HNH endonuclease yields MSDKATTGAEAAEAAKIYLLLQKKFPSVPKADIDKMAKAIMEIKEGKKCASTYKQRLSQTPKTGGRWTGQRGESTFIHNDEKVNAILRGVDKEGIAYTDAIPDFSALSRGTIEIQGMSASRPSNFSKADKELAKQKGVTPKQVREWREKNKYTWHECNNMKTMQKVPFDINDKFGHLGGVGEVNCLNAILSN; encoded by the coding sequence ATGTCAGATAAAGCAACTACTGGTGCAGAGGCAGCAGAAGCAGCTAAAATATATTTATTACTTCAGAAGAAATTTCCTTCAGTTCCAAAAGCCGATATAGATAAAATGGCTAAAGCTATAATGGAAATAAAGGAAGGTAAAAAATGTGCTAGTACATACAAGCAAAGGTTAAGCCAAACGCCTAAAACTGGCGGAAGGTGGACAGGTCAACGCGGAGAATCAACTTTTATACATAACGACGAAAAAGTTAATGCAATTTTGAGAGGTGTAGACAAAGAAGGAATTGCGTATACTGATGCTATACCTGATTTTTCAGCGTTGTCTAGAGGAACAATAGAAATTCAAGGTATGTCAGCAAGCAGACCATCTAATTTTAGTAAAGCAGATAAGGAATTGGCAAAACAGAAAGGTGTAACGCCAAAACAAGTCAGAGAGTGGCGAGAAAAAAATAAATATACATGGCATGAATGCAATAATATGAAAACAATGCAGAAAGTTCCTTTTGATATAAATGATAAATTCGGTCATTTGGGTGGAGTTGGTGAAGTTAATTGTTTAAATGCAATTTTATCAAATTAA